A single window of Alosa alosa isolate M-15738 ecotype Scorff River chromosome 11, AALO_Geno_1.1, whole genome shotgun sequence DNA harbors:
- the cstpp1 gene encoding UPF0705 protein C11orf49 homolog isoform X2, with translation MNSDRFALSVDDYLAETNVLLYLNDAVTQLLEHKEEYTQFGVGRYFAEYFNSVKNGNHVLFREFNYIKATPHNRASFIRIFWRSFRQIGKNGDLLAAMEYISLLQLLCPDFPTEMVQNTARIVLIDDAVDSPMSFSDFLYSFQIKFYFEEFLDSVSVIYQDLLSGKSPNTVIVPTSSSVEQLSSLAEDELEVQEAVDSAIFAECIEALCERFKHSHPSPSAVREILENSQRVSFYGFLMAMAKSENINQDIGALPNKSELLLDPEMDQELERLIAQISISPTSNSSGSATGLKELPKKASPRKSLHHRKRIEMESDGSTEETDSSEN, from the exons ATGAATTCTGATCGGTTCGCACTCTCAGTTGATGACTATCTGG CTGAGACGAATGTTCTCCTCTATCTGAATGATGCGGTTACACAACTTCTTGAACATAAGGAGGAATACACTCAGTTTGGAGTTGGACGTTATTTTGCTGAATA TTTTAACAGCGTGAAGAATGGCAACCATGTCCTTTTCAGAGAGTTCAACTACATAAAAGCAACCCCACACAACCGTGCATCTTTCATTAGGATATTCTGGAGATCTTTCAGACAAATTGGAAAAAATGGAG ACCTATTGGCAGCAATGGAGTACATCTCACTCCTGCAACTTTTATGTCCTGACTTTCCAACAGAGATGGTACAAAACACAGCCAG GATTGTGCTGATTGATGATGCAGTGGACAGTCCGATGTCCTTCTCAGACTTCTTGTATTCTTTCCAAATTAAATTTTACTTTGAGG aGTTCCTTGACAGTGTGTCGGTGATTTATCAGGACCTTCTTTCGGGGAAAAGTCCCAACACTGTGATCGTCCCCACCTCATCTTCAGTGGAGCAGCTGAGCAGCCTGGCTGAAGATGAGCTGGAGGTTCAGGAGGCGGTGGACTCGGCCATCTTTGCAGAATGCATTGAGGCCCTGTGTGAGAGGTTTAAGCACAG ccacccctccccctcGGCAGTCCGAGAGATACTGGAGAATTCTCAGCGGGTGTCTTTCTACGGCTTCCTGATGGccatggcaaaaagtgaaaatatCAATCAGGATATTG gagccTTACCAAATAAGTCTGAACTTCTGTTGGACCCAGAGATGGACCAAGAGTTGGAGAGACT CATCGCCCAGATCTCCATCAGCCCCACctccaacagcagcggcagcgCCACTGGCCTCAAGGAGCTGCCCAAGAAGGCCTCGCCGCGCAAATCCCTCCACCACCGCAAGAGGATCGAGATGGAGAGTGACGGCTCGACAGAGGAGACCGATTCCTCCGAGAACTAG
- the cstpp1 gene encoding UPF0705 protein C11orf49 homolog isoform X1, producing the protein MNSDRFALSVDDYLAAETNVLLYLNDAVTQLLEHKEEYTQFGVGRYFAEYFNSVKNGNHVLFREFNYIKATPHNRASFIRIFWRSFRQIGKNGDLLAAMEYISLLQLLCPDFPTEMVQNTARIVLIDDAVDSPMSFSDFLYSFQIKFYFEEFLDSVSVIYQDLLSGKSPNTVIVPTSSSVEQLSSLAEDELEVQEAVDSAIFAECIEALCERFKHSHPSPSAVREILENSQRVSFYGFLMAMAKSENINQDIGALPNKSELLLDPEMDQELERLIAQISISPTSNSSGSATGLKELPKKASPRKSLHHRKRIEMESDGSTEETDSSEN; encoded by the exons ATGAATTCTGATCGGTTCGCACTCTCAGTTGATGACTATCTGG CAGCTGAGACGAATGTTCTCCTCTATCTGAATGATGCGGTTACACAACTTCTTGAACATAAGGAGGAATACACTCAGTTTGGAGTTGGACGTTATTTTGCTGAATA TTTTAACAGCGTGAAGAATGGCAACCATGTCCTTTTCAGAGAGTTCAACTACATAAAAGCAACCCCACACAACCGTGCATCTTTCATTAGGATATTCTGGAGATCTTTCAGACAAATTGGAAAAAATGGAG ACCTATTGGCAGCAATGGAGTACATCTCACTCCTGCAACTTTTATGTCCTGACTTTCCAACAGAGATGGTACAAAACACAGCCAG GATTGTGCTGATTGATGATGCAGTGGACAGTCCGATGTCCTTCTCAGACTTCTTGTATTCTTTCCAAATTAAATTTTACTTTGAGG aGTTCCTTGACAGTGTGTCGGTGATTTATCAGGACCTTCTTTCGGGGAAAAGTCCCAACACTGTGATCGTCCCCACCTCATCTTCAGTGGAGCAGCTGAGCAGCCTGGCTGAAGATGAGCTGGAGGTTCAGGAGGCGGTGGACTCGGCCATCTTTGCAGAATGCATTGAGGCCCTGTGTGAGAGGTTTAAGCACAG ccacccctccccctcGGCAGTCCGAGAGATACTGGAGAATTCTCAGCGGGTGTCTTTCTACGGCTTCCTGATGGccatggcaaaaagtgaaaatatCAATCAGGATATTG gagccTTACCAAATAAGTCTGAACTTCTGTTGGACCCAGAGATGGACCAAGAGTTGGAGAGACT CATCGCCCAGATCTCCATCAGCCCCACctccaacagcagcggcagcgCCACTGGCCTCAAGGAGCTGCCCAAGAAGGCCTCGCCGCGCAAATCCCTCCACCACCGCAAGAGGATCGAGATGGAGAGTGACGGCTCGACAGAGGAGACCGATTCCTCCGAGAACTAG
- the mapk8ip1a gene encoding C-Jun-amino-terminal kinase-interacting protein 1a — protein MVFSLAMESNEDGESWVEEQWEKWLTHDISLEEYEDDDLSEVTEIGDELAPSPTYCTADVNGHMSVAANGAARLAERRRGAVELQSEMLHLDLIDAEEGGIQEDDERQQQEEEEPRRRRRTTTTTTTPRRKEPVHAARQPTRQREGPGGAAPPDLRQPLLREPAPIAMDTYRPKRPTTLNLFPQVPRTQDTINNNSFGDKDRRKEKGKEKATGEQGSDGGKVQRVDRTCSKRTSGPTSTSSLKAAGESKPQKKPSTTQHQKPSTAKSNAAKSGTGKSGTGKSGAVKSGAGKSNTTTTTTAQPAMRETTGEPIQEQVNSCCSGGQSEEGQAMDRQHMRGRGYRYFGGVEMNFADGDDQPEQEEEEEEEEVIRRQRNGDSSSSGRQSLSQSSDSSNRMSLSSDSEAPPPCPQHHHPHHQNHVQKKASISEEDEDDDGVYPPTPPRRTVSLSEAVGRETAWRTIAEVDEEEEDDVVVAAVAAGAGGASVTAGAGAAAATAAVEGGLRPPERRSKQLPGASGLSSDSVKCAGKSALGSPGGLGSPGTGKSEQGSPHNIGSPTESGEGSLRDSPTRPASHEGRQPGAHPGAAPPPHDQKTTAQKKGPVSETENEDDDGFSEATLEDSLMEGRGQETPEEEGGKRRVDAGGGTRRRQWLAVAAGAGGASVTAGAGAAAATAAVEAEGKPAAAEPAVSSSDASGLSYDSVKYTLVVDEHAQLELVSLKQCYKVYQDSDSDDNTVYESALEEEEEEGGRERPQRRLKREQSSGLSMATTTDSSSTPPAPSKFPRTVSCADVLVPGAETFGLFSCVIAGEEREQSHRAVFRFVPRHEDELELEADDPLLLEAESEDLWCEAYNMRTGARGIFPAFYAVKVAKETVQAKEEKSDWVDTFWVKFLGSVQVPYHKGNDVLCAAMHKIATNRRLQMQFSPPSMCVVEINMRGVKIIVQDDCRTADRGDKCCHFFQLKNISFCGCHPKNKKYFGLITKHPAYQRFACHVFFSEESTTALATSVGKAFQQYYKEHMAYSCPTEDIFLE, from the exons GGTCACATGTCTGTGGCAGCCAATGGAGCGGCCAGGCTggcggagaggaggaggggggcagtggAGCTGCAGTCGGAGATGCTCCACTTGGACCTGATCGATGCAGAGGAGGGTGGGATCCAGGAAGACGACGagcggcagcagcaggaggaagaggagccgaggaggaggaggaggacaacgaCGACGACAACGACGCCGAGGAGGAAGGAGCCCGTCCATGCGGCCCGGCAGCCCACACGGCAACGGGAGGGGCCAGGGGGAGCCGCGCCGCCCGACCTCCGACAACCTCTGCTGAGGGAGCCAGCCCCCATCGCCATGGACACGTACCGGCCCAAAAGGCCCACCACCCTCAACCTCTTCCCCCAGGTGCCTCGCACTCAG GACACAATAAACAACAACTCCTTTGGGGACAAGGACAGAAGGAAGGAGAAAGGCAAAGAGAAGGCAACAG gggAACAGGGTAGCGATGGAGGCAAAGTGCAGAGGGTTGACCGGACTTGCTCCAAGCGCACCAGTGGCCCCACCTCCACGTCCTCTCTCAAGGCTGCCGGGGAATCCAAGCCTCAGAAGAAGCCCTCGACCACTCAGCACCAGAAACCTTCCACAGCCAAGTCCAACGCAGCAAAGTCCGGCACTGGGAAGTCCGGCACTGGGAAGTCCGGCGCAGTGAAGTCCGGAGCAGGGAagtccaacaccaccaccactaccactgcCCAGCCAGCCATGAGGGAGACAACCGGGGAGCCCATCCAGGAGCAGGTGAACAGCTGTTGTTCCGGTGGCCAGTCTGAGGAGGGGCAAGC AATGGATAGGCAGCATATGAGGGGGAGGGGCTACCGCTACTTTGGCGGTGTGGAAATGAACTTTGCTGATGGAGATGACCAGccagagcaagaggaggaggaggaggaagaggaggtgatcAGGCGGCAACGCAACGGCgatagcagcagcagcgggCGCCAGTCCCTATCACAGAGCAGCGACAGCAGCAACCGCATGTCCCTGAGCTCGGACAGTGAGGCCCCGCCACCGTGtccacagcaccaccacccGCACCACCAAAACCACGTCCAGAAAAAGGCCTCCATCAGCGAGGAGGACGAGGATGATGACGGGGTCTACCCCCCCACGCCGCCCCGCCGGACAGTCAGCCTCAGTGAGGCCGTGGGCAGGGAAACGGCCTGGAGAACGATAGCGGAggtggacgaggaggaggaggacgacgtGGTAGTGGCTGCGGTGGCTGCTGGGGCCGGAGGGGCATCAGTGAccgcaggagcaggagcagcagcagcgacAGCAGCAGTGGAGGGAGGCCTGCGGCCGCCAGAGCGGCGGTCAAAGCAGCTTCCGGGCGCCAGCGGCCTGTCTTCTGACTCTGTCAAGTGCGCTGGGAAGTCCGCACTGGGAAGTCCGGGCGGACTGGGAAGTCCGGGCACTGGGAAGTCCGAGCAGGGAAGTCCGCACAACATAGGAAGTCCCACAGAATCCGGGGAGGGAAGTCTCAGGGATTCACCTACACGCCCAGCCAGCCATGAGGGGAGACAACCGGGAGCCCATCCAGGAGCAG CACCACCACCGCATGACCAAAAAACCACGGCCCAGAAAAAAGGCCCCGTCAGCGAGACAGAGAACGAGGATGATGACGGGTTCAGTGAGGCTACTTTGGAAGACAGTCTGATGGAAGGCCGTGGGCAGGAAACGCCTgaagaagagggagggaagCGGAGGGTGGACGCAGGAGGAGGAACACGACGCAGGCAGTGGCTGGCGGTGGCTGCTGGGGCCGGAGGGGCATCAGTGAccgcaggagcaggagcagcagcagcgacAGCAGCAGTGGAGGCGGAGGGGAAGCCTGCGGCCGCAGAGCCGGCGGTCAGCAGCTCGGACGCCAGCGGCCTGTCTTACGACTCTGTCAAGTACACGCTGGTGGTGGACGAGCATGCGCAGCTGGAGCTGGTCAGCCTCAAGCAGTGCTACAAGGTCTACCAGGACAGCGACAGCGACGACAACACCGTCTACGAGTCggcgctggaggaggaggaggaggaggggggcagggaGAGGCCGCAGAGGCGCTTAAAGAGAGAGCAGTCCTCAGGCCTCTCCATGGCCACCACCACCGACTCCAGCTCGACGCCTCCAGCCCCAAGTAAGTTCCCAAGAACGGTTT CCTGTGCTGATGTGTTGGTTCCAGGTGCGGAGACGTTTGGTTTGTTCTCCTGCGTCATTGCTGGGGAGGAGCGGGAGCAGAGCCACAGAGCAGTGTTCAG GTTTGTCCCGCGTCACGAGGacgagctggagctggaggccGATGATCCACTCCTGCTGGAGGCCGAGTCGGAGGACCTGTGGTGCGAGGCCTACAACATGCGCACCGGCGCCCGCGGCATATTCCCCGCCTTCTATGCGGTCAAGGTTGCTAAAGAAACCGTGCAAGCCAAAG AGGAGAAAAGTGACTGGGTGGATACCTTCTGGGTGAAATTCCTTGGCTCTGTTCAGGTGCCATATCATAAAGGAAATGATGTTCTTTGTGCAGCTATGCATAAG ATTGCTACAAACAGAAGATTGCAAATGCAATTCAGTCCTCCTTCAATGTGCGTAGTGGAGATCAACATGAGGGGCGTGAAGATCATTGTTCAAGACGACTGCCGGACTGCTGACAGA GGCGATAAGTGTTGTCATTTCTTCCAGCTGAAGAACATTTCATTTTGTGGATGCCAtccaaaaaacaaaaa GTATTTCGGGTTGATTACCAAACACCCAGCCTATCAGAGGTTTGCCTGTCATGTCTTCTTCTCAGAGGAGTCTACCACAGCCCTAGCCACGTCTGTGGG GAAAGCATTCCAGCAGTACTACAAAGAACACATGGCGTACTCTTGTCCAACAGAAGATATCTTCCTTGAATAA